The following coding sequences lie in one Desulfovulcanus ferrireducens genomic window:
- the cas2 gene encoding CRISPR-associated endonuclease Cas2 translates to MSADKHWHLVCYDIRDQKRWAKVFKILKGVGEHLQYSIFRVRMNKTQLEKLRWQLSEIIDEEDDLMIVRLCPACAKRVIDSRDEEKWSESAPSFEIF, encoded by the coding sequence ATGAGTGCTGATAAACACTGGCACTTGGTTTGCTATGATATTAGAGATCAGAAACGATGGGCAAAAGTTTTTAAAATTCTAAAAGGAGTTGGCGAACATTTGCAATATTCTATTTTTCGGGTGCGAATGAATAAGACCCAATTGGAAAAGCTGCGCTGGCAACTATCTGAAATCATTGATGAGGAGGATGATTTAATGATTGTGCGTCTGTGCCCTGCCTGCGCCAAAAGAGTTATTGACAGTAGGGATGAGGAAAAATGGAGTGAGTCGGCCCCAAGTTTTGAAATTTTTTAA